One part of the Nostoc sp. PCC 7120 = FACHB-418 genome encodes these proteins:
- a CDS encoding UDP-glucose dehydrogenase family protein, whose protein sequence is MRVCVIGTGYVGLVTGACLAHIGHDVICIDNNEEKVKIMKAGQSPIFEPGLSEIMQSAIQSGKIQFSTDLAAGVAHGEILFIAVGTPPLPTGESDTRYVEAVARGIGANLNGGYKVIVNKSTVPIGSGDWVRMIVLDGIAERQKTLVTAGGSVEDKLPELPQFDVVSNPEFLREGSAVYDTFNPDRIVLGGNSSRAIAAMQELYAPIVERKFAENQSLPPVPILATDLSSAEMIKYAANAFLATKISFINEVANICDRVGADVTQVAKGIGLDSRIGNKFLQAGIGWGGSCFPKDVAALIHTADDYGYEAQLLKSAVSVNERQRLIALEKLQQVLKILKGKTVGLLGLTFKPDTDDLRDAPALNLIEQLNRLGAKVKAYDPIVSQTGMRHGLSGVLVETDAERLADGCDALVLVTEWQQFSGLDYAKMAKLMNNPVVIDGRNFLDPETLVRAGFQYVGVGR, encoded by the coding sequence ATGCGTGTTTGTGTAATTGGTACTGGTTATGTTGGCTTGGTAACAGGAGCTTGCTTGGCTCACATCGGACATGATGTGATTTGCATAGATAACAACGAAGAAAAAGTCAAGATCATGAAGGCCGGGCAATCACCAATTTTTGAGCCTGGACTTTCAGAAATTATGCAGTCGGCGATCCAATCCGGCAAGATTCAATTTTCTACCGATTTGGCAGCAGGTGTAGCCCACGGAGAAATCTTATTTATTGCTGTTGGTACTCCACCATTACCCACCGGTGAAAGCGACACCCGCTATGTAGAAGCTGTAGCCCGTGGTATCGGTGCTAACCTCAACGGTGGTTATAAAGTAATTGTTAATAAATCTACAGTACCCATCGGTTCCGGCGACTGGGTAAGAATGATCGTTCTGGATGGGATTGCAGAACGTCAAAAAACCCTCGTAACCGCAGGTGGTAGTGTTGAGGATAAATTACCCGAATTACCTCAGTTTGATGTAGTTAGTAACCCAGAATTCTTGCGAGAAGGTTCAGCAGTATACGACACATTTAACCCAGACCGCATTGTTTTGGGAGGTAATAGCTCCAGAGCGATCGCGGCAATGCAAGAATTATACGCCCCAATTGTCGAGCGCAAATTTGCAGAAAACCAATCTTTACCACCAGTACCCATTCTGGCTACAGACCTCAGTTCCGCAGAAATGATTAAATATGCGGCGAACGCTTTCTTAGCCACTAAGATTAGTTTTATTAACGAAGTAGCTAATATTTGCGATCGTGTCGGTGCAGATGTTACCCAAGTTGCCAAAGGTATCGGTTTAGACTCCCGTATTGGTAACAAATTCTTACAAGCTGGTATTGGTTGGGGTGGTTCCTGTTTCCCCAAAGACGTAGCTGCACTGATTCACACCGCCGACGACTACGGTTATGAAGCCCAGCTATTAAAATCTGCTGTTAGCGTCAACGAGCGTCAACGCTTGATTGCTTTAGAAAAACTGCAACAAGTCCTGAAAATCCTCAAAGGCAAAACTGTTGGGTTACTCGGTTTAACCTTTAAGCCCGACACCGACGACTTACGTGATGCACCAGCATTGAACTTAATTGAGCAACTGAACCGCTTAGGCGCTAAAGTTAAAGCCTACGACCCCATAGTGTCCCAAACAGGTATGCGTCATGGTCTTTCTGGCGTATTAGTAGAAACCGATGCTGAACGTTTGGCTGATGGCTGTGATGCGTTGGTACTTGTGACAGAATGGCAGCAATTTAGCGGTCTTGACTACGCCAAAATGGCCAAACTAATGAATAACCCCGTCGTTATTGACGGTCGTAACTTCCTTGACCCTGAGACTCTGGTACGGGCTGGATTCCAGTACGTAGGCGTTGGCAGATAG
- the ybaK gene encoding Cys-tRNA(Pro) deacylase produces MKTNAARLLDKLGITYEILNYEVDPDDLAAESTAQKVGLPPEQVFKTLVVRGDQTGICFAVLPGNAHLDLKALARISGNRKIETVPLKEVQPLTGYIRGGVTALASKKSYPTYVDETATLFEKITVSGGMRGMLILLNPSDYLSALNGVVGAIAQD; encoded by the coding sequence ATGAAAACTAATGCGGCTCGACTACTGGATAAACTAGGCATTACCTATGAAATTCTCAACTATGAGGTAGATCCTGATGATTTGGCGGCTGAAAGTACAGCCCAAAAAGTTGGACTTCCTCCAGAACAAGTTTTTAAAACCCTAGTAGTCAGGGGTGACCAAACAGGTATCTGTTTTGCTGTCTTACCTGGAAATGCTCATTTAGATTTAAAAGCCTTAGCTCGGATTTCTGGAAATCGCAAAATTGAAACGGTTCCACTGAAGGAAGTGCAGCCGCTAACAGGTTATATTCGTGGTGGTGTCACAGCTTTAGCTAGCAAAAAAAGCTATCCCACTTATGTTGACGAGACAGCAACCCTGTTTGAGAAAATAACGGTTTCTGGTGGGATGCGAGGAATGTTAATTCTGCTTAACCCATCTGATTATTTATCTGCGCTCAATGGCGTTGTGGGGGCTATTGCACAAGATTAG
- a CDS encoding adenylate/guanylate cyclase domain-containing protein, with protein MEKQPSSSNSTRHLTVFYTVSLSLLACLSITGQVIIQGMLSQQEKNLEVVSLIEKRRTICQEVVKFVAFLGLEPNRNNSQPNLQQLRQLIEDWQESGEKLAIATQDIPSFSQSQKTILGKKLGKIQPSGKGFREAAGRFLLEGGVPNNTNPLLIRRVNVSEKPTLAQLLAEERVLMQGLEEIGDWFTKETIAGVNRLKQVEYTLLAITLFVLFLEGILIFRPAVQKIQDSVTKLTTALQETQMTAKRLAVEQAQSEKLLLNILPQAIAERLKQSQPSPQTSQMMIADGFSDATVMFADIVGFTDLSGRIPPQRLVDLLNQIFSRFDLLAESYNLEKIKTIGDAYMVVGGLPNPRPDHAIAIAHMGLDILDAIAQFNLDTGEQFKIRIGINSGPVVAGVIGIKKFIYDLWGDTVNIASRMESHGTPNRIHVSAASHELLKDSFLFEDRGVTAIKGKGDMQTYWLKGKINAIVG; from the coding sequence ATGGAGAAACAGCCCTCGTCTTCAAACTCCACTCGCCATTTGACGGTTTTTTATACTGTATCGCTAAGTTTGTTGGCGTGTTTATCGATTACAGGACAAGTAATTATTCAAGGGATGCTATCGCAGCAAGAGAAAAATTTAGAAGTTGTCAGTTTAATTGAAAAAAGGCGAACCATTTGCCAAGAAGTCGTCAAATTTGTGGCATTTCTGGGATTAGAGCCAAATAGAAACAATTCTCAACCAAATTTACAGCAGCTGCGACAACTAATCGAAGATTGGCAAGAATCAGGAGAAAAACTTGCGATCGCAACTCAAGATATTCCCAGTTTTTCCCAATCTCAAAAGACTATCTTAGGCAAGAAGTTAGGAAAAATTCAACCTTCGGGCAAGGGTTTTCGTGAAGCAGCAGGCAGATTTCTCCTAGAAGGTGGAGTGCCAAATAATACGAATCCCCTACTAATAAGACGGGTTAATGTCTCTGAAAAACCGACTCTTGCTCAGTTATTAGCCGAAGAAAGAGTCTTAATGCAAGGATTGGAAGAAATTGGTGATTGGTTTACCAAAGAAACAATTGCTGGTGTAAATCGCCTCAAGCAAGTGGAATATACTTTACTGGCAATTACGCTATTCGTTTTATTTTTGGAAGGAATATTAATATTTCGACCGGCGGTGCAAAAAATACAGGACAGTGTCACAAAGTTGACAACTGCGTTACAAGAAACCCAAATGACAGCCAAAAGATTAGCCGTCGAACAAGCCCAATCAGAGAAACTTTTGTTGAATATTTTACCCCAAGCTATTGCCGAAAGACTCAAACAATCTCAACCGAGTCCCCAGACTTCCCAAATGATGATTGCGGATGGTTTTAGCGATGCAACTGTAATGTTTGCAGATATTGTCGGGTTTACCGATTTATCGGGTCGCATACCTCCCCAACGGTTAGTTGATTTACTCAATCAAATCTTTTCCCGGTTTGATTTACTGGCAGAATCTTACAACTTAGAAAAAATCAAAACCATTGGTGATGCCTATATGGTGGTTGGAGGATTACCCAATCCCCGTCCTGACCATGCAATTGCGATCGCGCATATGGGTTTGGATATACTAGATGCGATCGCTCAATTTAATCTTGATACCGGCGAACAATTTAAAATTCGCATCGGTATTAATAGTGGACCGGTGGTTGCGGGAGTCATTGGCATCAAGAAATTCATTTACGACCTGTGGGGAGATACCGTCAATATTGCCAGTCGAATGGAATCCCACGGAACCCCCAATCGCATCCATGTTAGTGCTGCATCCCACGAACTTCTCAAAGACAGCTTTTTGTTCGAGGACAGGGGGGTAACTGCAATCAAAGGTAAGGGTGATATGCAAACCTACTGGCTCAAAGGTAAAATTAATGCAATCGTTGGTTAA